From a region of the Methylomonas rapida genome:
- a CDS encoding glutathione peroxidase has translation MKLMETIYSYSANSLAGETIPLESFKGQVLLIVNTASRCGFTPQYRGLEQLYREFKDQGFAVLGFPCNQFGKQEPGNSQEIADFCEMTYQVSFPLFEKIAVNGKHAHPLYTFLKSQASGALGSQAIKWNFTKFLIDRQGRVVKRYSPFRAPAAIRSDIEHLLQNQPTKP, from the coding sequence ATGAAACTTATGGAAACCATCTATTCCTATAGCGCCAATAGCCTCGCCGGCGAAACGATTCCGCTGGAGTCGTTCAAAGGCCAAGTGCTGCTGATCGTCAACACGGCCAGCCGCTGCGGCTTCACGCCGCAATATCGCGGACTGGAGCAACTTTATCGGGAATTCAAAGATCAGGGCTTTGCAGTTTTGGGCTTCCCGTGCAACCAGTTCGGCAAGCAAGAACCTGGCAACAGCCAGGAAATTGCCGATTTTTGCGAAATGACTTATCAGGTTAGCTTTCCGCTGTTCGAAAAAATCGCCGTCAATGGCAAGCACGCTCACCCGCTCTATACGTTTTTGAAATCGCAAGCCTCGGGAGCCCTTGGCAGCCAAGCCATCAAATGGAATTTCACCAAATTCCTGATCGACAGACAGGGGCGAGTCGTGAAGCGATATTCCCCTTTCAGGGCACCTGCCGCCATTCGGTCCGACATTGAGCATTTACTGCAAAACCAACCGACAAAACCCTGA
- a CDS encoding DUF5765 domain-containing protein, with the protein MCFSANMSLGLGVVGFVASGITFMDKEEAFWVRLARAYAIFHFSLMELIQYFAYPVADQCGYGTNLFLSQLSTYHIALQAFAIMPALATYSSDKLALKKATLLGTTLSSFFLICTFLPKEWQLFGIDPNFIGNKVACLFMGIYHIGYLIPAAFGLLVTHGSLFALALSGFVWKDNWKIASYHCFMALMTLLMPQWFLGVSTGEAAAIYCFYSIPITASFMPYFKNFFLAKSLQTQAA; encoded by the coding sequence ATGTGTTTTAGTGCAAATATGTCCTTGGGTCTTGGGGTAGTCGGCTTCGTAGCCTCGGGCATCACCTTTATGGACAAAGAGGAAGCCTTTTGGGTGCGCCTGGCCCGTGCCTATGCGATCTTTCACTTCTCGTTGATGGAATTGATTCAGTACTTCGCTTATCCCGTGGCCGATCAATGCGGTTACGGTACGAATCTTTTTCTCAGTCAGTTATCGACCTACCACATCGCCCTGCAGGCCTTTGCAATCATGCCGGCGCTGGCGACTTACTCCAGCGACAAACTGGCGCTGAAAAAAGCCACCCTGCTCGGCACCACGCTGAGCTCGTTCTTTTTGATCTGCACCTTTTTACCGAAGGAATGGCAATTATTCGGTATCGATCCCAACTTCATCGGCAACAAAGTCGCTTGTTTGTTCATGGGGATTTACCACATCGGCTACCTGATTCCGGCTGCGTTCGGATTGCTCGTGACCCATGGCTCGCTATTTGCATTGGCATTGAGCGGCTTCGTTTGGAAAGACAACTGGAAAATCGCCTCTTATCACTGCTTCATGGCCTTGATGACGCTGTTGATGCCGCAATGGTTTCTGGGCGTTTCGACCGGAGAAGCCGCCGCGATCTATTGCTTTTATTCGATTCCGATCACCGCCAGCTTCATGCCTTATTTCAAAAACTTCTTCCTGGCAAAATCACTGCAAACGCAAGCGGCATGA
- a CDS encoding ComF family protein: MLRFLITQLKFNQRYLHARLLGNLLATHLEQTAELPECIIPVPLHRRRYQERGFNQSLEIARHLANRLSIPLDLNSCIRNRNTAHQTELPAKQRRKNLRNAFSVISPLNHQHIVIVDDVMTTGATADALAQALKHHGVNRVDVWVCARAC; this comes from the coding sequence TTGCTGCGATTTCTGATTACCCAGTTGAAATTCAACCAGCGCTATTTACACGCCCGCCTACTGGGCAACCTGCTGGCAACCCATCTTGAGCAAACGGCGGAGTTGCCGGAATGTATCATTCCCGTGCCCTTGCATCGCAGACGCTACCAAGAACGCGGTTTCAATCAATCCCTGGAAATCGCCCGCCATCTGGCCAACCGGCTATCGATCCCGTTGGACTTAAACAGCTGCATACGCAACCGGAATACCGCTCATCAAACCGAATTGCCGGCCAAACAGCGCAGAAAAAACCTGAGAAATGCTTTCAGCGTAATCAGCCCTCTAAACCATCAACACATCGTCATCGTCGATGACGTCATGACCACCGGCGCCACCGCCGACGCGCTGGCGCAAGCACTAAAACACCATGGGGTTAACCGGGTAGACGTCTGGGTATGTGCCAGGGCTTGTTAG